A genomic segment from Dermacentor silvarum isolate Dsil-2018 chromosome 11, BIME_Dsil_1.4, whole genome shotgun sequence encodes:
- the LOC119433639 gene encoding histone chaperone asf1, which produces MAKVHVCNVVVLDNPSLFFNPFQFEITFECIEDLKEDLEWKIIYVGSAESEDYDQILDTVYVGPVPEGRHMFVFQADPPDPNKIPVQDAVGVTVVLLTCSYRSKEFIRVGYYVNNEYTDPELKENPPSTPQFDRLQRNILATNPRVTRFKIDWDDNPGVENIPPSSSNVDSNQMPTSVSEDSIGPLLKAPVLMNDSNQSMEVV; this is translated from the exons ATGGCCAAAGTCCACGTTTGCAACGTTGTGGTGCTGGACAATCCGTCTCTGTTCTTCAATCCTTTCCAATTTGAAATAACCTTCGAGTGCATCGAAGACCTCAAGGAAG ACCTGGAATGGAAAATTATCTACGTCGGCTCAGCTGAGAGCGAAGATTACGACCAGATACTCGACACAGTCTATGTAGGACCCGTTCCAGAGGGCAGACATATGTTCGTGTTTCAG GCGGACCCGCCAGATCCCAACAAGATCCCGGTGCAAGATGCTGTTGGCGTCACGGTGGTGCTGCTGACTTGCTCTTACAGGAGCAAGGAGTTTATCCGTGTTGGTTATTATGTCAACAATGAGTACACAGATCCAGAACTCAAGGAGAACCCACCATCAACTCCCCAGTTTGACAGG CTACAGCGAAACATCTTGGCCACAAACCCGCGTGTGACCCGGTTCAAGATTGACTGGGACGACAACCCCGGTGTTGAAAACATCCCACCCAGCTCCTCCAATGTGGACTCCAATCAGATGCCAACCTCAGTGTCCGAGGACAGCATTGGTCCTCTTCTCAAGGCCCCCGTGCTGATGAATGACAGCAACCAAAGCATGGAAGTTGTATGA